Proteins found in one Streptomyces sp. CB09001 genomic segment:
- a CDS encoding SigE family RNA polymerase sigma factor — translation MGEVLEFEEYVRTRQDALLRSARRLVPDPVDAQDLLQTALARTYGRWETIEDKRLADAYLRRVMINTRTEWWRARKLEEVPTEQLPESPMDDATEQHADRALLMDVLKVLAPKQRSVVVLRHWEQMSTEETAAALGMSAGTVKSTLHRALARLREELVARDLDARALEREERERCAA, via the coding sequence ATGGGCGAGGTGCTCGAGTTCGAGGAGTACGTCCGCACCCGGCAGGACGCGCTGCTGCGCAGCGCCAGGCGCCTGGTCCCCGACCCCGTCGATGCCCAGGACCTGTTGCAGACCGCGCTGGCGCGGACGTACGGGCGCTGGGAGACCATCGAGGACAAGCGGCTCGCGGACGCCTACCTGCGCCGGGTGATGATCAACACCCGGACCGAGTGGTGGCGGGCGCGGAAGCTGGAGGAGGTGCCGACCGAGCAGCTCCCCGAGTCCCCCATGGACGACGCCACCGAGCAGCACGCGGACCGCGCCCTGCTGATGGACGTCCTGAAGGTGCTGGCCCCGAAGCAGCGCAGCGTCGTCGTGCTGCGACACTGGGAGCAGATGTCAACGGAGGAGACCGCCGCCGCCCTCGGCATGTCGGCGGGAACGGTCAAGAGCACGCTGCACCGGGCGCTCGCCCGGCTCCGCGAGGAGCTGGTCGCCCGCGATCTGGACGCACGGGCGCTGGAGCGTGAGGAGCGGGAGCGTTGCGCGGCCTGA